In the genome of Terribacillus sp. FSL K6-0262, one region contains:
- a CDS encoding DNA topoisomerase: MTVILAEKPSVAKNIADALKIKTKQDGFYEGSEYIITWAFGHLLQLYDAKDYDAGMARWKLDNFPFVPDSFRYKVKSSPRNRDAADPGAKKQIAIVKRLMQRRDVSRIVSACDYDREGQLIGDSIINYVKPDKPVYRLLLNEWTEQEVLRGLQSLRPNAELQPLYDAGIGRQWADWVIGINLTSVATLRYQSGRGKVLNIGRVLLPTLKIIYDRDKEISEFKPEPYFKLMATFRTADMQFYEGVYKEGKTDKFKEREPLQSILQQIQGKQGQIKDKQTEEKKEFCPPLFNLSGLQGHMTARYSGWTSDKVLKVAQTLYEKKYITYPRTSSTALEESLVGKAAGVLKKVAAGLPYEAEIKFTRSKRVFNNSKVSSHSAIIPTYVLPKRLTPDQELVYNAIKNRFIMQFMPVAVYEETILETVISDVSLSGSFISKGRIQLADGWKKVEKQQAKETLLPDVKEGMLVDTWESAVTSHMTQPPKPHTEKTLLRVMETCGKGKQDEEEIGEVLRGFSIGTAATRAETIKKLKDIHYISNKGKELHVTETGKKLVETFPVKPLFDLNFTGRLEKTLADIEDAKVEREEFLEMIFSFTKEAVQTMKQDQAAPIRTIEKQTLTHEVLGKCPACGGEVVEGYKGFGCKNYKKSCSFIIWKADKFLAAMRKKPTKTMVKALLKSGTAHVKGLTSKRGKKFSAYLSYEKNPDNDYYSWKMEFEKK, translated from the coding sequence ATGACTGTCATTTTGGCGGAAAAGCCTTCGGTTGCGAAGAATATCGCTGATGCATTGAAAATAAAAACGAAACAGGACGGATTCTATGAAGGGTCTGAGTATATCATTACATGGGCTTTCGGCCACCTGCTGCAATTATATGATGCGAAAGATTATGACGCTGGGATGGCAAGATGGAAGCTGGATAACTTTCCATTTGTGCCGGATTCCTTCCGCTATAAAGTAAAATCGAGTCCGCGCAATCGCGATGCTGCTGACCCAGGGGCGAAAAAGCAGATTGCCATCGTAAAACGGCTCATGCAAAGAAGGGATGTCAGCCGGATTGTGTCTGCCTGTGACTATGACCGGGAAGGACAGCTGATCGGGGACAGCATCATCAACTATGTGAAACCGGATAAGCCTGTCTACCGGCTGCTGTTGAATGAGTGGACGGAGCAGGAAGTGCTGCGCGGTCTCCAGTCGCTGCGCCCAAACGCTGAGCTTCAGCCCCTATATGATGCCGGGATCGGCCGCCAATGGGCCGATTGGGTCATCGGGATCAACCTGACCTCGGTAGCGACACTCCGTTATCAGAGCGGCCGCGGTAAAGTACTAAATATCGGACGGGTGCTCCTGCCGACTTTGAAAATCATCTATGATCGCGATAAGGAAATCAGTGAGTTCAAACCCGAGCCTTATTTCAAGCTGATGGCGACTTTCCGTACAGCCGATATGCAGTTTTATGAAGGTGTCTATAAGGAAGGGAAAACGGATAAGTTCAAGGAAAGGGAGCCGCTGCAAAGCATCCTTCAGCAAATACAGGGGAAACAAGGGCAAATCAAGGATAAGCAGACGGAAGAAAAGAAGGAATTTTGCCCGCCTTTGTTCAATCTATCCGGTCTGCAAGGTCATATGACGGCAAGATACAGCGGATGGACATCCGATAAGGTGCTGAAGGTAGCACAAACGCTTTATGAAAAGAAATATATCACTTATCCTCGTACATCCAGTACAGCATTGGAGGAAAGTCTTGTAGGCAAGGCAGCTGGAGTATTGAAAAAAGTGGCAGCGGGATTGCCTTATGAAGCCGAAATCAAATTTACCCGCTCAAAGCGCGTATTCAATAACAGCAAGGTTTCCAGCCATAGCGCCATCATACCGACGTACGTGCTGCCAAAAAGGCTTACCCCGGATCAGGAGCTTGTTTATAATGCGATCAAAAATCGTTTCATCATGCAATTCATGCCGGTCGCGGTATATGAGGAAACCATCCTGGAAACCGTGATTTCGGATGTATCCCTATCCGGCAGTTTTATCTCCAAGGGACGGATTCAGCTCGCCGATGGCTGGAAAAAAGTCGAGAAGCAGCAAGCAAAGGAAACATTGTTGCCGGATGTCAAAGAAGGCATGCTGGTCGATACATGGGAATCAGCTGTCACTTCTCATATGACGCAGCCACCGAAGCCGCATACGGAAAAGACGTTATTACGCGTCATGGAAACTTGCGGCAAAGGAAAGCAGGACGAAGAGGAAATAGGTGAGGTTCTGCGGGGCTTCAGTATCGGGACGGCGGCAACAAGGGCGGAAACGATCAAGAAACTGAAAGATATTCACTATATCAGCAACAAAGGCAAAGAGCTGCATGTGACGGAAACAGGTAAAAAGCTTGTGGAAACTTTTCCGGTCAAGCCGTTATTTGACTTGAACTTTACCGGAAGACTGGAGAAGACACTGGCAGATATAGAAGATGCCAAAGTGGAACGGGAAGAATTTTTGGAGATGATTTTTTCTTTCACGAAGGAAGCTGTCCAAACGATGAAACAGGATCAAGCAGCTCCGATACGGACAATCGAAAAGCAAACCCTCACGCATGAAGTACTTGGCAAGTGTCCGGCTTGCGGCGGGGAAGTCGTGGAAGGGTATAAGGGATTCGGCTGTAAAAACTACAAAAAATCCTGCAGCTTCATCATTTGGAAGGCGGATAAATTCCTGGCAGCAATGCGGAAGAAGCCGACCAAGACGATGGTGAAAGCCTTGCTGAAAAGCGGCACCGCCCATGTAAAAGGACTGACGAGCAAGAGAGGCAAGAAATTTTCCGCCTACCTTTCTTATGAAAAGAATCCGGACAACGACTATTACAGCTGGAAAATGGAATTCGAGAAGAAATGA